Genomic segment of Arachis stenosperma cultivar V10309 chromosome 4, arast.V10309.gnm1.PFL2, whole genome shotgun sequence:
GTGGTTCGAATGCCGGTACAAAACTTCTCACACAAATAAGCATTTGCCCatatctctctctcttttcgtATGTCTTTACGACCCAATCATTGTCCTCTACATTGAATGACGTGATCGTGTCCACTCAATAACTGTTAAATTCTTCCACATCAAAGTGACCATACACAGCAGTCTTAAACGCGGCACAAAATTCTTTGTCCTTGATATTAACAACTGCATTTCGAGCAAGATGCCAGGTGCATAGTTTATGTATCGCATTAGGGAATTCACATCTAATGGCCTCTCGCATGGATTCATCACCATCTATGACAACGAATTTCGGCTACTTGTGTGTCATTACTTCCAAAAAGCTACTTAACAACCATTTGTAGGATGGAATTTTCTCGTCCTCTAGCAAACCAAACCCAAAATTAATTGTTTGTCTACGATGGTTGGTGTCCGAAAATATCACAAGAGATCTGTTATATAAGCTTTTTCTATACGTCGAGTCAAATGCTAACACATCACCAAAGCATTCATAGTCATGCTGCATGTTACCATCTGACCAAAATAGGTACCCAAGTTGCTTCTCAGTGCAATAAGAGTACTGCACAACTGCCATCGGATCCAACTCAGCCTTGCCCTTCAAGTAGCTTATGATTGCGGCTACATCTCCCTCGACGATTCTGGATTGCCTAACTCCATCCATATAATTATACCAAGTCCTTACTTATGAAGTTAAGATTCTGATATCCACCACACATGTGGGCAAAGAAACCCCTTATTTGAGTTGTTTGGAACCCAGCTTCATGCATTCTATGTATATGCGCTTTGTGCCCTTTTGGGATCTTCCTATGTGAAGCCATGATATTAGTGAACTCTTGGGGCGCCAACTCATGATTATGTTCCTCGACCAATATTTTCATCCGCCATTTCCCATAAATTTTGTCCAAAAACACCACAAGCTTGGCATCGCAATTCATTCTCATCTCTGGTTTATGAGTCCTTTTTCTGTCAACTCGCTCGTAATGCTTCTTTTCACGCAGCCTTTGCCGATTGCAGTAGAAAAACTTCCTAACAATATTTCCTTCCTCGTCTTTAATAGAATCTCTCTTTTGCACCGCAAAACCAATACCCTTTGCATACGCTACATAGCTTGCATACGCATCTCCAATCCCATTAAATTCTACACATAATAACACAAAAGCAATCACAATGTCTGGACAGCTGAATTGTTTACCCATGACATTCTCGGAGTTTGCATGATCCTCTGCGAAAGCATGCATATCATTTCCATCATCATCCTTGCCTTCGTATTCACTATCTACATGGCCACTATCCCCTTCCTCAGTCAGTGATTCCTTCAACCCGTTCAAATCATCCCCATCTCCCAAATCGGTGCTCCAACCATCAGTCCAATGGCCTGAAAACTCTAACGTGCTGCCATCATCCAAATCCAACTCACTATCAGACATCCCTGGATTAAAAAAAAACCCATTTAGGAACAAAGCATGTCGTACACATTGTCTCTTATGGAATTAACTTAAATGGAGACAATTGCTATACAAATTGGCATTAAGCGAAGTCCATAGTCATCAGTCAATAGTCTATCACAATTTTTGGTCTATATAAATTGGTTGACTCATTGGTTTCTAACATTACAAagacaaatttttaatttttgggttAAGGTTGACCAGAAGAGAATTGCTAAAAGAATATATCAAATACAGTTTAACCAAAATCATTTATACATACTAAACGCACGTAGTTTTGTTTTCAAAAGAATAAGTTTGGCCATTTGATTTTACAGCATAGGGACTTCAAGACTATGACAACGGTTAAATATTCTACTAGGTTTACTATTTTTGGAAAAGTCATAAGGATATGCTTTTGTTCCAATCACAAGGAGAccctaataaatattttttttggtggTCAATTACAGGGTTCATCTTGTTTCTGAGCATCATAATAGAGGTATTTATTTACTTTCAGAAATTCAATTTAAGCAACTCTGTGCATTTTTTTGGAAACAAAACCAGTATATCCTATGCCTAACATAGCAGATTAACAACCATCTCAGCAAATTCAGCACAATTGCATATTCCTCCGATATAGaacaaagataaaaaattaaactcacCAACATTGTTCTGAAAATCAAACCGGATTGGTCGGTTCAACCGGATTAACCGAAAACCGGTCACCTAGCCAGTCCAGGTAAGCCTATAAATCTCTGGCAAAAAATCGGTTAAAAACGGTCGAACCGACGGTTAATTGATGAACCGGTAGAACCGTTCTGTTTTTTAGAGGGttt
This window contains:
- the LOC130974865 gene encoding uncharacterized protein LOC130974865; this encodes MAKGRNGCGTRWRWAARLVVVAVMVLREERRDEWMSDSELDLDDGSTLEFSGHWTDGWSTDLGDGDDLNGLKESLTEEGDSGHVDSEYEGKDDDGNDMHAFAEDHANSENVMGKQFSCPDIVIAFVLLCVEFNGIGDAYASYVAYAKGIGFAVQKRDSIKDEEGNIVRKFFYCNRQRLREKKHYERVDRKRTHKPEMRMNCDAKLVVFLDKIYGKWRMKILVEEHNHELAPQEFTNIMASHRKIPKGHKAHIHRMHEAGFQTTQIRGFFAHMCGGYQNLNFISKDLV